Below is a genomic region from Lineus longissimus chromosome 4, tnLinLong1.2, whole genome shotgun sequence.
GAACGAAAACGATGTGATTTCTTTTCTCAGGTTGACGCCATCGTGTTAAGTTGATTGTTTTGATATACGTTGTTTCTCGGCATaccagacattgggtgatatgaataaagactagcaaatgcttttacttcaattttgtacagaaaggcctagtgtaaatgtacatggagttttagataaaagcatttgctagtctttattcatatcacccattgcatCGGTAAAACGGTGCAATAGCCGTCTTCAAAATGACACCTCGCTCTCGTTATCGGATCAGAATCTAAATCTCTCTATATCTTCACTGTGTTTTGCAGAAAGTAGTCTCTTTTCCAAAGCCCGACAAAAGGGACGGTTGAGATTCACAACTTAAACGAAAATTTAGGTGCCTGGCTTTCACGTCATGTGCGAATAGTATAATTCGCGAAAGTTGGTTCATCTCAACCTTCCAATGTAGTCAAAATGAACTGTAAACATGTTCAATACTTCAGATCCTTCAGATGTTTTCCGTGATATAAAATGTAATACACTACATGCATTTATattcaaccaaatttgatttcaCTATCTAAAATAAATTCGAATTTATAAGTTATTTACATCACTGAGCACCAAATATAATCAGATGTAGACTAGCAATGTGTCTGTTATTCATGCAAGCCTATACAGCTGCCAGCATAGCCAAGATTCCGGAACTTGACGCGTAAACGTAAACGTATACGCCCCAGACTTTTGGAGTATATGATCCCGTACATTTCGTTACCATATCCGTATTTCAACAAAAATACTTGAGGTTTATCAAACTTTTTCATAAGCTGAGATTTCGTGATTACTCAATAGAAAGCCTGGATTCTCATAAATTGGAGATTCCGAATCAGACGGAATGACGTGTGAAATGTCCGTGTCTGCGTTTATGCATTCGTACCAGTGGTCACCTGTATCCAATGTGTTTCTTTTTGAAAAGCCACCAAAATAGTCCAATTGTCCACTCTGGTCAGCTGATGCCAAAATTGTAGAATACTCTGTTCTATCAAAACTACTTTCACCAAAAATACTATTATTTGCACATGTGCATTGACTATGATGTCCGCTTGGTGTGCTTGCGCATGTGACATCAACAGTAGAAAGTGACGTCACCATTGTCAAAGAATCATGTAAATGTTGATTTGAAGACGAGACACATGATGTGGTGACTAAAGGTTGCGGGTGATCCAAAGATAAACTGTCATAGATACTACGGAATGACAGTCCAAGCGACAGAATAGATTGCCGAGAGCGCGCTCCGGCAGCCCGTAATCTTCTCCGACCAGATTCGGAGCAGATCGTGTTCATGTTCCCTTCGTCTTGTTCAGCTGCCCTGCTGGCGCTGCGCGGCGTCACCAGATTTGACTGTACCCTGCTATCACCGACACCCGAGTCTGCACTGCTCACCCTAAGGCGACTGATCGTTTCCGGACTTTGACTAAATGCCATGAAACTGAAGTTCTTAACATAGTGCGACAGCTCCTCCTCCGATGACCGGTTGGTGAAGATAGTGTCACATTCATTCGCACTAGGCTCAGACTCTGAGACATCTAGCTCGCGGTTAGCCAGGTATCCATAGATCGGGTAGTCCGTGCCCTCGGACAGATCCAGCGACGGAATTTTACAATCAAAACTCTCATTGTCAATACCAGCACCCAAAGGTGCGTCCTTCTCCTTGGACTTATACGACTTGATTGTCGAAGTTGCGGCGACCCGGGGCGAAAGCACCCGCCTTTCCTTACGAAGGACATTGTCCGGCCCAGCGCCGGCGAATTTGGAAAATTCCCGTACGACATAACCTTCGCTAACACCATCCGAATCAAGATGATCCCCACTTAGTTCATTAGGCGTTTCTCCATCCTCCACAGGGATGCTATTGTTCGCAACAAGTAGTCCAATCGGACGTGATCCGAGGTCATTCTCCGCGGGATTCGCTCCGTAAGCAAACGGATTTTGTCCCTTAGAAAAACTTATCGCTGCCGCAGGCCTGTCACTAAAGCTATTATTACCGCTGAGATGACGCTGATGATCTTGTAATCCTGGAATTGTCCCAATTGAGTCAGAAGAGATACAAATATCAGTCGTTTTCTCTTCTTTTATGTTTCTAAACGATCTGTTTGTGACACATTGTTGGTTGTTTTGATCCGTATTGTCTCCCTTGATTGTGATACTTACGCGACTAACCATTCTCTCAGACAGTCTTCGCTGCAGCGCGTTATCAAACTCAACATAGGTATTGGTGTTATTCTTGCCTGGTTCAGAAAGCAACGGATAGCTTCCCCGTCTTTTTAGATATGCCTCCGCGAACCGCACATTGAATGGTCGCTGTGCCGTGGTGTCGTGTTTCACGCAGATGCTGAGTTTACAGTTGATACAACCCTGTGGGTCCGGCAGCTGATTTCCTGGACTATTCTTGGGAATCTGTGCGGCAAGGTGGAAATATTTATGGTAGATTATCATAGAGACCAGAGCGAGAGCTATCCCTGAGGCGATGATTATCATGGAGAACCAAAATAAATTGCTATTGTAGCCATCATTAAGAACCCAGGCCACAAACAGCATGACACACTCGGAGAATGTCACTAGGTAGAAACACAGGACCTTATACCTTGGTTGCGTCGTCTGCAGGTTCAGGAAGCACAAGATATGAATGAAAGCCGTAGCAGCTGAGAGCAACAGGCTGCGAATCGGCTGACGTTTGCTCCTCTTGCCCTTCCTGTCCATAACGTCTAAGACGAAGAGCCAGATGAACATGACGGTCCAGTGAAGAGATAAAACTAAAAACACCCAGTAGCCGTACGCTGCGGCGAACAAAACCAGTGCCATGACCCTACAACTTAGCTCTCCTATCCTCCATAACGTCTTGATGAGTGCACCAGGGATAGCCTTCCGGACACTGTTGAAGTCCAGTAACGTTTGTCCTTGGCGACGAAACGAAGCCAAGGCCCACGAATTCGACCATAACGCGGTAGCGATGACGAGAATAATTTGCCAATCCCGAAATGTAGAATTCATGACGGCCATGTAGGATGTGATGAAAAGGCTCGGTAACCCTCCGCAGAATGCGTGAAAGAGTCTGAGTAAGGTCGCCTCCGCCATTCCATCGTCTGCttccatgacgtcattgcagACAACAAGGCGAGCGAACCTGAAAACAACTCCAAGTTGAAACACGTGAATGATGACATAGAAAATCAAAGCGAAGCAGCCGTATTTTCTTGTACAGATATCCGTCCTCCAAAGCGCCCAATAAAGCGATAAAACCTGTGTTGCAAAGATTGGGAAAGCTGTTAATAATCCTATAGTCCATAGCCAGTCGCTTTCCCCTTC
It encodes:
- the LOC135486286 gene encoding uncharacterized protein LOC135486286 gives rise to the protein MSEKQKTNELKMVPGRSTATYFFFNLLISICSYVLEIFTYVMALIFIYQLEGESDWLWTIGLLTAFPIFATQVLSLYWALWRTDICTRKYGCFALIFYVIIHVFQLGVVFRFARLVVCNDVMEADDGMAEATLLRLFHAFCGGLPSLFITSYMAVMNSTFRDWQIILVIATALWSNSWALASFRRQGQTLLDFNSVRKAIPGALIKTLWRIGELSCRVMALVLFAAAYGYWVFLVLSLHWTVMFIWLFVLDVMDRKGKRSKRQPIRSLLLSAATAFIHILCFLNLQTTQPRYKVLCFYLVTFSECVMLFVAWVLNDGYNSNLFWFSMIIIASGIALALVSMIIYHKYFHLAAQIPKNSPGNQLPDPQGCINCKLSICVKHDTTAQRPFNVRFAEAYLKRRGSYPLLSEPGKNNTNTYVEFDNALQRRLSERMVSRVSITIKGDNTDQNNQQCVTNRSFRNIKEEKTTDICISSDSIGTIPGLQDHQRHLSGNNSFSDRPAAAISFSKGQNPFAYGANPAENDLGSRPIGLLVANNSIPVEDGETPNELSGDHLDSDGVSEGYVVREFSKFAGAGPDNVLRKERRVLSPRVAATSTIKSYKSKEKDAPLGAGIDNESFDCKIPSLDLSEGTDYPIYGYLANRELDVSESEPSANECDTIFTNRSSEEELSHYVKNFSFMAFSQSPETISRLRVSSADSGVGDSRVQSNLVTPRSASRAAEQDEGNMNTICSESGRRRLRAAGARSRQSILSLGLSFRSIYDSLSLDHPQPLVTTSCVSSSNQHLHDSLTMVTSLSTVDVTCASTPSGHHSQCTCANNSIFGESSFDRTEYSTILASADQSGQLDYFGGFSKRNTLDTGDHWYECINADTDISHVIPSDSESPIYENPGFLLSNHEISAYEKV